In Serratia marcescens subsp. marcescens ATCC 13880, a single genomic region encodes these proteins:
- a CDS encoding DUF2157 domain-containing protein translates to MKLSKKNAVVVRKALDGWVGEGAMTPEQRQQLLLHVDVQPFDWRRLARYAFLAALASLLIAVTSLFADSALLAWLSELFRFDAPVRMAIAGVLAALAYVWALRRRQRHPEKRYGNEAALFVAVLLTACALWQLGVWLDNGSGRISVLLLVAALLYGAIGWFSRSGLVWWFALLSLGNAFGAETGYLSGWGAYWLGMSYPIRFIAFGAVLIASALLLRPLLAQRGLQRVSLAMGLLYLFIALWLLSIFGNYGDLDSWYRARQIELFHWSLLFGLAALAAIWLGLKHDDAMLRGFGLTFLGINLYTRLFEFFWDSMPKAIFFALLGLSLWALGHYAEKIWQLGRKPHDVTDD, encoded by the coding sequence ATGAAACTCAGTAAAAAGAACGCCGTCGTGGTGCGCAAGGCGCTGGACGGCTGGGTTGGGGAAGGCGCCATGACGCCCGAACAACGGCAGCAGTTGCTGCTGCATGTGGACGTACAACCTTTCGATTGGCGGCGGCTGGCGCGCTATGCATTTCTCGCCGCGCTGGCCTCGCTGCTGATCGCCGTCACCAGCCTGTTCGCCGACAGCGCACTGCTTGCATGGCTGAGCGAACTGTTCCGCTTCGACGCGCCGGTACGCATGGCGATCGCCGGGGTGTTGGCAGCGCTGGCCTACGTCTGGGCGCTGCGCCGCCGCCAACGGCACCCGGAAAAACGCTACGGCAACGAGGCGGCATTGTTTGTCGCCGTGTTGCTTACCGCCTGCGCCTTATGGCAGTTGGGGGTCTGGCTGGATAACGGCAGCGGCCGGATTTCCGTACTGCTGCTGGTCGCCGCGCTGCTGTACGGCGCGATCGGCTGGTTCAGCCGCTCCGGGCTGGTGTGGTGGTTCGCCCTGCTATCGCTCGGCAATGCCTTCGGCGCCGAGACCGGCTACCTGTCCGGCTGGGGCGCCTACTGGCTCGGCATGAGCTACCCGATCCGCTTTATCGCCTTCGGCGCGGTGCTGATCGCCTCCGCATTGCTGCTGCGGCCGCTATTGGCGCAACGCGGCCTGCAGCGGGTGTCGCTGGCGATGGGCCTGCTGTACCTGTTCATCGCGCTGTGGCTGCTGTCCATCTTCGGCAACTACGGCGATCTCGACAGCTGGTACCGCGCGCGCCAGATTGAGCTGTTCCACTGGAGCCTGCTGTTCGGGCTGGCCGCCCTCGCCGCCATCTGGCTGGGGTTGAAGCATGACGACGCCATGCTGCGCGGTTTCGGACTGACCTTCCTCGGCATCAACCTGTATACCCGCCTGTTCGAGTTTTTCTGGGACAGCATGCCGAAGGCGATTTTCTTCGCGCTGCTCGGCCTGAGCCTGTGGGCGTTGGGGCATTATGCGGAGAAGATTTGGCAGCTCGGGCGCAAACCGCACGACGTAACCGACGACTGA
- the yfhb gene encoding phosphatidylglycerophosphatase C, giving the protein MSDKQQQPAAEGRRVVFFDLDGTLHQEDMFGSFLRFLLRCLPLNLLLVIPLLPPIGLALLLLGRAARWPMSLLLWAITFGRSEATLKALERQFIEAFRQKVTAFPVVQMRLRQYLDEHDAEVWLITGSPEQLVEQVYRDSAFLPRVRLIGSRITRRCGGWVLTLRCLGAQKVVQLEQRLGAPLKLYSGYSDSKQDNPLLFFCEHRWRVSKQGELQQLE; this is encoded by the coding sequence TTGAGCGACAAGCAGCAACAACCGGCCGCAGAGGGGCGCCGCGTGGTCTTCTTTGATCTGGACGGCACCCTGCATCAGGAGGATATGTTCGGCAGTTTCTTGCGCTTTCTGCTGCGCTGCTTACCGCTGAACCTGTTGCTGGTGATACCGCTGCTGCCGCCGATCGGGTTGGCGCTGCTGCTGCTGGGGCGCGCCGCGCGTTGGCCGATGAGCCTGCTGCTGTGGGCGATCACTTTCGGGCGCTCCGAAGCGACGCTGAAGGCGCTGGAGCGGCAGTTTATCGAGGCTTTCCGCCAGAAGGTGACCGCGTTTCCGGTGGTGCAAATGCGGCTGAGGCAGTATTTGGATGAACACGATGCCGAGGTGTGGCTGATTACCGGCTCGCCGGAGCAACTGGTGGAGCAGGTGTATCGGGATTCGGCGTTTCTGCCGCGGGTGCGGTTGATCGGCAGCCGCATCACGCGACGCTGCGGCGGTTGGGTCTTGACCTTGCGCTGCCTGGGGGCGCAGAAAGTGGTGCAGCTGGAACAGCGGCTCGGCGCGCCGCTGAAGCTTTACAGCGGTTACAGCGACAGCAAGCAGGACAATCCGCTGCTGTTTTTTTGCGAACACCGCTGGCGGGTAAGCAAGCAGGGCGAGCTGCAGCAGCTGGAATAA
- a CDS encoding PTS transporter subunit EIIC: protein MDKTTALATQILAGVGGEGNILKLENCMTRVRVEVSDEQRLDLAALKQLPGVKGYIKQGEQHQFIVGPGAAAKVVDAMRGLLSGSAQPAVGDAARTKAQAKQKYAAPMSGALKKLADVFIPLIPAFIASGLITGIINLLKRPDIAGQLAVDYPNALGLLAIFGSAVFAIMNILVGVNAARVFGGSQAMGGVMAGILSSPALAQITLFGEALQPGRGGVIAVLLVVALMCWVEKRLRTLLPESVELILNPLLTTLVTASLAILILQPVGGVISDAIAHGANLAIDKGGLLVGALLSGLFLPLVLSGLHQGLVPIHVELVQAHGSNPLLPILAMAGVGQVGAALAVLLKTRNARLKQVIKGALPVGILGIGEPLIFGVTLPLGRPFIGACLGGAVGGALISYWKVATVITFGISGLPLALTIVSGKVMLYLAGMLITIIAGFLFTWMMGFNDPEE, encoded by the coding sequence ATGGACAAGACAACGGCATTGGCGACACAGATCCTGGCGGGCGTGGGGGGCGAGGGCAATATCCTCAAACTGGAGAACTGCATGACGCGGGTGCGCGTTGAGGTCAGCGACGAGCAGCGTCTGGACCTGGCCGCCCTCAAGCAGCTGCCCGGCGTGAAAGGCTATATCAAACAGGGTGAGCAGCATCAGTTTATCGTCGGCCCGGGCGCCGCCGCCAAGGTGGTGGACGCCATGCGCGGGCTGTTGAGCGGCAGCGCGCAGCCCGCCGTCGGTGACGCCGCCCGCACCAAGGCGCAGGCCAAGCAAAAATATGCTGCGCCGATGAGCGGCGCGCTGAAAAAGCTGGCCGACGTTTTTATTCCGCTGATCCCGGCGTTTATCGCCTCGGGCCTGATCACCGGCATCATCAACCTGCTGAAACGGCCCGACATCGCCGGTCAGCTGGCCGTGGACTACCCGAACGCGCTGGGGCTGCTGGCGATCTTCGGCAGCGCGGTGTTCGCCATCATGAACATTCTGGTCGGGGTCAACGCCGCGCGGGTATTCGGCGGCTCGCAGGCGATGGGCGGCGTGATGGCCGGCATTCTCTCCAGCCCGGCGCTGGCGCAGATCACGTTGTTCGGGGAGGCGCTGCAGCCGGGGCGCGGCGGGGTGATCGCCGTGCTGCTGGTGGTGGCGTTGATGTGCTGGGTGGAGAAACGCCTGCGCACGCTGTTGCCGGAGTCGGTCGAGCTGATCCTTAACCCGCTGCTGACCACGCTGGTCACCGCCTCATTGGCGATCCTGATCCTGCAGCCGGTCGGGGGGGTTATTTCCGATGCCATCGCCCACGGCGCCAATCTGGCGATCGACAAGGGCGGGCTGCTGGTGGGGGCGCTGCTCTCGGGGCTGTTCCTGCCGCTGGTGCTCTCCGGCCTGCATCAGGGGCTGGTGCCGATCCACGTCGAGCTGGTGCAGGCGCACGGTTCCAACCCGCTGCTGCCGATCCTGGCGATGGCCGGCGTCGGGCAGGTGGGGGCGGCGCTGGCGGTGCTGTTGAAAACCCGCAACGCGCGGCTGAAGCAGGTGATCAAAGGGGCGTTGCCGGTCGGCATTCTCGGCATCGGCGAGCCGCTGATCTTCGGGGTGACGCTGCCGCTGGGCCGGCCGTTTATCGGCGCCTGCCTCGGCGGCGCGGTAGGCGGCGCGCTAATCAGCTACTGGAAAGTGGCGACGGTGATTACCTTCGGCATTTCGGGGCTGCCTTTGGCGTTGACCATCGTCTCAGGTAAGGTGATGTTGTATCTGGCGGGGATGCTGATTACGATTATCGCCGGTTTTCTCTTCACCTGGATGATGGGGTTCAACGATCCCGAGGAGTAG
- the murQ gene encoding N-acetylmuramic acid 6-phosphate etherase yields MNLGALVSETRNPATMGLDEMSTLDMVRCFNQEDRKVPEAIEQVLPAIAQAVDLAAAALKAGGRLIYLGAGTSGRLGVLDASECPPTFGVPHGVVVGLIAGGPGALLKAVEGAEDDETLGEADLRALNLSAIDMVVGLAASGRTPYVIGALRYARGLGCPTAAISCNPDSPIAHEAQVAISPVVGPEALTGSTRLKSGTAQKLVLNMLSTGAMVKLGKVYQNLMVDVKATNVKLVDRACRIVVEATGAERAQAEAALAQTGFEVKPAILMLLAGVSAEEAQQRLQRHDGYLRAALAR; encoded by the coding sequence ATGAACTTAGGCGCACTGGTATCGGAAACCCGCAACCCGGCCACCATGGGGCTGGATGAAATGTCGACGCTGGACATGGTCCGTTGCTTTAACCAGGAAGATCGCAAGGTGCCGGAGGCGATTGAACAGGTGCTGCCGGCGATTGCGCAGGCGGTCGATTTGGCCGCGGCGGCGTTGAAGGCCGGCGGCCGGTTGATTTATTTGGGCGCCGGCACCAGCGGCCGCCTGGGGGTATTGGATGCCTCCGAGTGCCCGCCGACCTTCGGCGTGCCGCACGGCGTGGTGGTGGGGCTGATCGCCGGCGGGCCGGGCGCGCTGCTCAAAGCGGTGGAGGGGGCGGAAGATGACGAGACCCTGGGCGAAGCCGATCTCCGGGCGCTGAACCTCAGCGCCATCGATATGGTGGTGGGGCTGGCGGCCTCGGGGCGCACGCCCTACGTGATCGGCGCACTGCGCTATGCGCGCGGACTGGGCTGCCCGACGGCGGCCATCTCCTGCAACCCGGATTCGCCGATTGCGCACGAAGCGCAGGTGGCGATTTCGCCGGTGGTAGGGCCGGAGGCGCTGACCGGTTCGACGCGCCTGAAATCCGGCACTGCGCAGAAACTGGTGCTCAACATGCTGTCGACCGGCGCGATGGTCAAACTGGGCAAGGTTTACCAGAACCTGATGGTGGACGTGAAGGCCACCAACGTCAAACTGGTGGATCGCGCCTGCCGCATCGTGGTTGAGGCCACCGGCGCCGAACGCGCTCAGGCGGAAGCGGCGCTGGCGCAGACCGGCTTTGAGGTTAAACCGGCGATCCTGATGCTTTTGGCCGGCGTCAGCGCCGAAGAGGCGCAGCAGCGGCTGCAGCGGCACGATGGCTACCTGCGCGCGGCGCTGGCGCGTTAA
- a CDS encoding MurR/RpiR family transcriptional regulator — MSTLLRIRQMYPTLAQNDRKLADFLLNNAEQARHLSSQKLAQLAGISQSSVVKFAQKLGYKGFPALKLALSETLAQPQVEPVVTVHNHILSSDTLKTVGEKLLAEKQAALRATLDINSEERLHQALDMLRQARRVMLIGIGASGLVAKDFSFKLLKIGVMAVAEADMHVQLAAVQALDKRDLLLAISFSGERREINLAAEEARQAGARVLALTSFSPNGLQQRADHCLYTIAEEPHTRSAAISSSTAQFALTDLLFMALIQHDLDHARDRIKHSEQLMKKLV; from the coding sequence ATGAGTACCCTTCTGCGCATTCGCCAGATGTATCCGACACTGGCGCAAAACGACCGCAAGCTGGCGGACTTTCTGCTGAATAACGCCGAGCAGGCGCGCCATCTCAGCTCGCAAAAGCTGGCCCAGTTGGCCGGCATCAGCCAGTCGAGCGTGGTGAAGTTCGCCCAAAAACTGGGCTATAAAGGTTTCCCGGCGCTGAAGCTGGCGCTGAGCGAGACGCTGGCTCAGCCACAGGTTGAACCGGTAGTGACCGTTCACAACCACATCCTCAGCAGCGACACGCTGAAAACCGTCGGTGAAAAGCTGCTGGCGGAAAAGCAGGCGGCGCTGCGCGCGACGCTGGACATCAACAGCGAAGAACGGCTGCATCAGGCGCTGGACATGCTGCGCCAGGCGCGCCGGGTGATGCTGATCGGCATCGGCGCCTCCGGGCTGGTGGCCAAGGATTTTTCCTTCAAGCTGCTGAAAATCGGCGTGATGGCGGTGGCCGAAGCGGACATGCACGTCCAGTTGGCGGCGGTGCAGGCGCTGGACAAGCGCGATCTGCTGCTGGCTATCTCCTTCAGCGGCGAACGGCGTGAAATCAATCTGGCGGCGGAAGAGGCGCGCCAGGCCGGCGCCAGGGTGCTGGCGCTGACCAGCTTCTCGCCCAATGGTCTGCAGCAGCGCGCGGACCACTGCCTCTATACCATCGCCGAAGAGCCCCATACCCGCAGCGCGGCCATCTCCTCCAGCACGGCCCAGTTCGCCCTCACCGACCTGTTGTTTATGGCCCTGATCCAGCACGATCTCGATCATGCCCGCGATCGCATCAAGCACAGCGAACAGTTAATGAAAAAGTTGGTTTGA
- a CDS encoding phosphoethanolamine transferase yields the protein MNTHTVILDKLRHSVTHPILRTFLLYVITALILIKAMGYSGGKGIDILFIALTLLLLSIHSLTRYGLIIPFILLCALYAPVGAIYGTPSAAVMSALLQTNLIEAREFLQTLPASCYLLPAAILVMLAILGLFIWRQAISKKTILPLLALLMVIIIARAFNGGVANLKLPDFFLSLYSAYHQYQQQVDELSAGATTPDTWSITAGAPTNGNYVIIVGESMRKDHMSLFGYPVSTTPFLDNANGRFYSNYISTAPNTFESLPRTLALSNGHNIAIGDNIITLAKAAGLKTHWLSNQGMFGQFDTPVSKIAMFSDSHYFLKKGDFQSRNTDDDALLPIFDPLLRRQGQGNLYVLHLMGSHADFCERLNGEPPSVESPNKELACYLSTYRKTDRFIEQVYHSLKQSGATFKLFYFSDHGLSHKDIGGGRSLRHSGDTRQNYQVPLLVLSDRDQQHQIIDDPLSAFDFIGLFAQEAGIRIAHPEVMPTIRIADADKRWVFDGQRMVDFDQLADDPPELP from the coding sequence ATGAATACACACACTGTTATTTTAGATAAGTTGCGGCATTCCGTGACGCATCCGATTCTGCGTACCTTTTTGCTCTATGTCATTACTGCATTGATTCTAATCAAGGCGATGGGATACAGCGGTGGAAAAGGTATTGATATTCTTTTTATTGCGCTTACTTTGCTATTATTATCTATTCATTCGCTTACCCGATACGGCCTGATTATTCCGTTTATTCTGCTGTGCGCGCTGTATGCGCCGGTCGGGGCCATTTACGGTACCCCTTCCGCTGCCGTGATGTCCGCCCTGTTGCAAACCAACCTCATAGAAGCGAGGGAGTTTTTGCAGACCCTGCCGGCCAGTTGTTATCTGCTGCCCGCCGCCATTCTGGTTATGCTGGCCATTCTCGGCCTATTTATTTGGCGGCAAGCCATTTCAAAAAAAACTATACTTCCCTTGCTAGCCCTGCTGATGGTTATCATTATCGCCAGAGCCTTCAATGGCGGTGTGGCGAATCTTAAATTGCCTGACTTCTTTTTATCCCTCTACTCGGCTTACCATCAATACCAACAGCAGGTTGATGAATTAAGTGCCGGTGCTACAACACCGGATACTTGGTCAATAACCGCAGGCGCACCGACAAATGGAAACTATGTCATTATCGTCGGCGAAAGTATGCGCAAAGATCATATGTCATTATTTGGTTATCCGGTGTCCACTACGCCGTTTCTGGATAATGCCAATGGACGATTTTACAGCAATTATATTTCCACTGCGCCAAATACGTTCGAATCGCTTCCTCGCACGCTGGCTTTGAGCAACGGCCACAACATTGCCATCGGAGATAATATCATCACCCTGGCAAAAGCCGCCGGTCTCAAAACCCACTGGCTGTCCAATCAGGGCATGTTCGGACAATTCGATACGCCGGTATCAAAAATCGCCATGTTCAGCGATAGCCATTATTTCCTGAAGAAAGGCGACTTCCAATCGCGCAATACCGATGACGATGCGCTGCTGCCGATATTTGACCCATTATTGCGTCGCCAAGGACAAGGCAATCTGTATGTGCTGCATCTGATGGGCTCGCACGCCGACTTTTGCGAGCGGCTTAACGGCGAACCGCCGAGCGTCGAGTCGCCGAATAAGGAGCTGGCCTGCTATCTCTCTACCTACCGCAAGACCGACCGTTTTATCGAGCAGGTTTATCACAGCCTGAAACAGAGCGGCGCAACGTTTAAACTGTTCTATTTCTCCGATCACGGCCTTTCCCACAAGGATATCGGCGGTGGGCGTTCTTTACGCCACAGCGGCGATACCCGGCAGAATTACCAGGTGCCGTTGCTGGTGCTGAGCGATCGCGACCAACAGCACCAGATCATTGATGATCCCTTAAGCGCGTTCGATTTTATCGGGTTGTTTGCCCAAGAGGCGGGAATACGGATTGCCCATCCCGAAGTGATGCCTACGATACGCATCGCAGATGCAGATAAACGCTGGGTGTTTGACGGGCAGAGAATGGTTGATTTCGATCAGTTGGCTGACGATCCGCCTGAGTTACCCTAA
- a CDS encoding YfhL family 4Fe-4S dicluster ferredoxin, translating into MALLITKKCINCDMCEPECPNQAISMGDDIYQIDTDRCTECVGHYDTPTCQQVCPIDNTIITDPQHRETNEQLWDKFVVLHHADRI; encoded by the coding sequence ATGGCACTGCTGATTACCAAGAAATGCATCAACTGCGACATGTGCGAGCCGGAATGCCCGAACCAGGCAATTTCGATGGGTGATGACATTTACCAAATCGATACCGATCGCTGCACCGAGTGCGTTGGTCATTACGATACGCCGACCTGTCAGCAGGTTTGCCCTATCGACAACACTATCATCACCGATCCGCAGCATCGCGAGACTAATGAGCAGCTGTGGGACAAGTTCGTGGTGTTGCACCACGCCGATCGCATTTAA
- the acpS gene encoding holo-ACP synthase — MAVLGLGTDIVEMARIEAVVERSGDRLARRVLSDAEWALYQQHQQPIRFLAKRFAVKEAAAKAFGTGIRNGLAFNQFEVFNDALGKPNIRLHGRAAELAGEMGVTAIHVSLADERRYACATVIVES; from the coding sequence ATGGCGGTGCTCGGGCTGGGTACCGACATCGTCGAGATGGCGCGTATCGAAGCGGTGGTGGAGCGCAGCGGCGATCGTCTGGCGCGCCGGGTGCTGAGCGACGCCGAGTGGGCGCTGTATCAGCAGCACCAGCAGCCGATCCGCTTTCTGGCCAAACGTTTCGCGGTGAAAGAGGCCGCCGCCAAGGCGTTCGGCACCGGCATTCGCAACGGCCTGGCGTTCAATCAGTTCGAAGTGTTCAACGATGCGCTGGGCAAGCCGAATATTCGTTTGCACGGTCGCGCCGCCGAACTGGCGGGGGAGATGGGGGTCACCGCGATCCACGTTTCGCTGGCCGATGAACGGCGTTATGCCTGCGCGACGGTGATCGTCGAAAGCTGA
- the pdxJ gene encoding pyridoxine 5'-phosphate synthase: protein MADLLLGVNIDHIATLRNARGTQYPDPVQAAFIAEQAGADGITVHLREDRRHITDRDVRLLRQTIQTRMNLEMAVTDEMLDIAIELQPHFCCLVPEKREEVTTEGGLDVAGQLDKMSVAVERLAQAGILVSLFIDPDHRQIDAAVAVGAPYIEIHTGAYAEAQGELAVQAELRRIAVAAAYAAEKGLKVNAGHGLTYHNVQPIAALPEMHELNIGHAIIGQAVMSGLPAAVADMKVLMREARR from the coding sequence ATGGCTGATTTGCTGCTGGGCGTCAATATCGATCACATCGCCACGTTACGTAACGCGCGCGGAACCCAATACCCGGATCCGGTTCAGGCGGCATTCATTGCCGAACAGGCGGGGGCCGACGGCATTACCGTGCATCTGCGCGAAGATCGCCGCCATATCACCGACCGCGACGTGCGCTTGTTGCGCCAGACCATCCAGACGCGCATGAACCTGGAGATGGCGGTGACCGACGAGATGCTGGACATCGCCATTGAGCTGCAGCCGCATTTCTGCTGTCTGGTGCCGGAAAAACGCGAGGAAGTGACCACCGAAGGCGGCCTGGACGTCGCCGGCCAGCTGGACAAAATGAGCGTGGCGGTCGAGCGCCTGGCGCAGGCTGGCATTCTGGTTTCGCTGTTCATCGATCCCGATCATCGCCAGATCGACGCGGCGGTGGCGGTGGGCGCCCCTTACATCGAAATCCACACCGGCGCCTACGCGGAAGCACAGGGCGAGCTGGCGGTACAGGCCGAGCTGCGCCGCATCGCGGTAGCCGCCGCCTACGCGGCCGAGAAGGGGCTGAAGGTCAACGCCGGCCACGGCCTGACCTACCATAACGTGCAGCCGATCGCCGCGCTGCCGGAAATGCACGAGCTCAACATCGGCCATGCGATTATCGGCCAGGCGGTGATGAGCGGGCTGCCGGCCGCGGTTGCCGACATGAAAGTGTTGATGCGGGAAGCGCGCCGGTAA
- the recO gene encoding DNA repair protein RecO yields MDGWERAFVLHGRPYSETSLMLDLFTEGHGRVRLLAKGARSRRSNLKGCLQPFTPLLVRWGGRGEVKTLRNAEAVSLGLPLSGMMLYSGLYVNELLARVLEQETNYSVLFFDYLQCLQALAAEDSSPEQALRQFELALLHHLGYGLDFLHCAGSGLPVDDAMTYRYREEKGFIASLVVDHYSFTGRELRALAERHFPDAETLRAAKRFTRMALKPYLGGKPLKSRELFRQFVRKQPNTPVDDA; encoded by the coding sequence GTGGACGGCTGGGAGCGCGCTTTCGTCCTGCATGGGCGGCCGTACAGTGAAACCAGTCTGATGCTGGATCTGTTTACCGAAGGTCATGGGCGGGTGCGTTTGCTGGCGAAAGGCGCGCGCAGCCGCCGCTCCAATCTGAAGGGTTGCCTGCAGCCCTTTACCCCCCTGTTAGTGCGCTGGGGCGGGCGTGGCGAAGTGAAAACGCTGCGCAACGCCGAAGCGGTCTCTCTCGGTTTACCCCTCAGCGGCATGATGCTTTACAGCGGCCTGTACGTGAACGAACTGCTGGCGCGCGTGCTGGAGCAGGAAACCAACTACTCGGTGCTGTTCTTCGACTACTTGCAATGCCTGCAGGCGCTGGCGGCGGAAGACAGTTCGCCGGAACAGGCGCTGCGCCAGTTCGAGCTGGCTTTGTTGCATCATCTCGGCTACGGCCTCGATTTTCTGCACTGTGCCGGCAGCGGCCTGCCGGTGGATGACGCCATGACCTACCGCTACCGCGAAGAGAAAGGCTTTATCGCCAGCCTGGTGGTGGATCATTACAGCTTCACCGGGCGCGAACTGCGCGCGCTGGCGGAGCGGCATTTTCCCGATGCCGAGACGCTGCGCGCCGCCAAGCGCTTCACCCGCATGGCGCTGAAGCCCTACCTCGGCGGCAAGCCGTTGAAGAGCCGCGAACTGTTCCGCCAATTCGTGCGCAAACAGCCGAATACGCCGGTCGACGACGCCTGA
- the era gene encoding GTPase Era: MSEVKQHCGFIAIVGRPNVGKSTLLNQLLGQKVSITSRKPQTTRHRIMGIDTDGAYQAIYVDTPGLHIEEKRAINRLMNRAASSSIGDVELVIFVVEGTNWTADDEMVVNKLRSLRCPVLLAINKVDNVTDKSKLLPHIAFLSQQMNFLDVVPISAEKGMNVDTIAGIVRKLLPEAEHHFPEDYITDRSQRFMASEIIREKLMRFLGEELPYSVTVEIEQFVANDRGGYDVHGLILVEREGQKKMVIGNKGAKIKTIGIEARQDMEQMFDAKVHLELWVKVKSGWADDERALRSLGYVDDLK, translated from the coding sequence ATGAGCGAAGTAAAACAACACTGCGGGTTTATCGCCATCGTCGGCCGCCCGAACGTGGGCAAATCGACGTTGCTGAACCAACTGCTGGGGCAGAAGGTTTCCATTACGTCGCGTAAGCCGCAGACGACCCGTCACCGCATCATGGGCATCGACACCGATGGCGCCTATCAGGCGATCTACGTCGATACCCCAGGGCTGCACATCGAAGAAAAACGCGCCATCAACCGTTTGATGAACCGCGCGGCCAGCAGCTCAATCGGCGACGTTGAGCTGGTGATCTTCGTGGTCGAAGGCACCAACTGGACCGCCGACGACGAAATGGTGGTCAACAAGCTGCGCAGCCTGCGTTGCCCGGTATTGCTGGCGATCAACAAGGTCGATAACGTTACCGACAAATCCAAGCTGTTGCCGCACATCGCGTTCCTCAGCCAGCAGATGAATTTCCTCGACGTGGTGCCTATCTCCGCCGAGAAAGGGATGAACGTCGACACCATCGCCGGCATCGTGCGCAAGCTGCTGCCGGAAGCGGAACACCACTTCCCGGAAGATTACATCACCGATCGTTCCCAGCGCTTTATGGCGTCTGAGATCATCCGCGAGAAGTTGATGCGTTTCCTGGGTGAAGAGCTGCCGTACTCAGTGACGGTAGAAATCGAACAGTTCGTGGCCAACGATCGCGGCGGCTACGATGTGCACGGCCTGATCCTGGTTGAGCGCGAAGGCCAGAAGAAAATGGTCATCGGCAACAAGGGCGCCAAGATCAAAACCATCGGCATCGAAGCGCGCCAGGACATGGAACAGATGTTCGACGCCAAAGTGCATCTCGAGCTGTGGGTGAAAGTGAAATCCGGTTGGGCGGACGACGAACGTGCGCTGCGCAGCCTGGGCTATGTTGACGATCTGAAGTAA
- the rnc gene encoding ribonuclease III, translated as MNPIVINRLQRKLGYTFQQQELLLQALTHRSASSKHNERLEFLGDSILSFVIANALYHRFPRVDEGDMSRMRATLVRGNTLAEMAREFDLGECLRLGPGELKSGGFRRESILADTVEALIGGVFLDSDIQTVERLILDWYRSRLDEISPGDKQKDPKTRLQEFLQGRHLPLPSYLVVQVRGEAHDQEFTIHCQVSGLSEPVVGTGSSRRKAEQAAAEQALKKLELE; from the coding sequence ATGAACCCCATCGTAATAAACAGGCTGCAGCGGAAGCTGGGCTACACTTTTCAACAGCAGGAGCTTTTACTGCAGGCTTTGACTCACCGCAGCGCCAGCAGTAAACACAATGAACGTCTTGAGTTTCTGGGTGACTCGATTCTGAGCTTTGTCATCGCCAATGCGCTCTATCACCGTTTTCCTCGCGTAGACGAGGGCGACATGAGCCGCATGCGCGCCACGCTGGTGCGCGGCAATACGCTGGCGGAGATGGCGCGCGAGTTTGACCTGGGCGAATGTCTGCGGCTTGGGCCGGGCGAATTGAAAAGTGGTGGGTTCCGCCGCGAGTCAATCCTGGCGGATACGGTGGAGGCATTGATCGGCGGCGTGTTCCTGGACAGCGACATCCAGACCGTCGAGCGCCTGATTTTGGACTGGTATCGCAGCCGGTTGGACGAAATCAGCCCCGGCGATAAGCAGAAAGACCCGAAAACCCGTTTGCAGGAATTTTTGCAGGGGCGTCATCTGCCGTTGCCTTCTTATTTGGTGGTGCAGGTTCGCGGAGAAGCGCACGACCAGGAGTTTACCATCCACTGCCAGGTGAGTGGTTTGAGCGAGCCCGTGGTGGGCACCGGCTCGAGCCGCCGTAAAGCCGAGCAGGCGGCAGCGGAACAAGCGCTGAAAAAGCTGGAGCTTGAATGA